One Setaria viridis chromosome 7, Setaria_viridis_v4.0, whole genome shotgun sequence genomic region harbors:
- the LOC117863375 gene encoding eukaryotic translation initiation factor 4B1, whose amino-acid sequence MSKPWGGVGAWALDAERAEEEEREQAAALPAPEPPAPAGGAASFPSLREAAAATGGGKSKKKNKGTTLSLSEFTTYGAAAAHRRAAPVEPRGLTPEEMMMLPTGPRERSAEELDRSRGFRSYGGGGGFGGGERRGGFDDEGRRGPGRSSDLDMPSRADEVDDWGAGKKFTPAAADSGRRDRFGGPSPLGRADDIDDWSRDKKPLPSRYPSLGSGGGGGFRSSPGFRDSPGFRDSAASSDSDRWVRGATPLPHNGEGMGERPRIVLNAPKRDPSATTTPPAEVARNRPSPFGAARPREDVLAEKGVDWRKIESEIEQKTSRPTSSHSSRPNSAHSSRPGSPGSQVSAVGSEGAPRARPKVNPFGDAKPRELVLQEKGKDWRKIDLELEHRAVNRPESDEERNLKEEINLMKVDLKEIEGKISDDSDQASVDAKNLAEKITQLESQLEQLTRELDDKIRFGQRPRSGAGRVTALPPSPAEEPQATVVDRPHSRGGMEPHARPEERWGFQGSRERGSFDGSRSSDRPMTRQRW is encoded by the exons ATGTCCAAGCCCtggggcggcgtcggcgcgtgGGCGCTGGACGCCGagcgcgccgaggaggaggagcgcgagcagGCCGCGGCCCTCCCGGCCCCCgagccgcccgcgcccgccggcggcgccgccagctTCCCCAGCCTCCgcgaggcggccgccgcgaccggcggcggcaagtccaagaagaagaacaagggcaCCACGCTCTCGCTCTCCGAGTTCACCACCtacggcgccgcggcggcccacCGCAGGGCCGCCCCCGTCGAGCCCCGGGGGCTCACCCCGGAGGAGATGATGATGCTGCCCACGGGGCCCCGGGAGCGCTCCGCCGAGGAGCTCGACCGCTCCCGCGGGTTCCGctcctacggcggcggcgggggcttcGGGGGAGGGGAGCGCCGCGGCGGGTTCGACGACGAGGGCCGCCGTGGCCCGGGCAGGAGCTCGGATCTCGACATGCCCTCCCGCGCCGACGAGGTCGACGACTGGGGGGCCGGTAAGAAGTTCACCCCGGCGGCCGCCGACTCTGGCCGCCGCGATAGGTTCGGCGGGCCCTCCCCCCTCGGCCGCGCGGATGACATTGACGACTGGTCGCGCGACAAGAAGCCGCTCCCGTCGCGCTACCCCAGCCTCGGTtcgggtggtggcggtggattcCGCAGCTCGCCGGGTTTCCGCGACTCACCGGGCTTCCGTGACTCAGCGGCTTCCTCAGATTCCGACCGTTGGGTCCGTGGAGCCACCCCTCTGCCACACAACGGCGAGGGGATGGGGGAGAGGCCGCGCATCGTTCTCAATGCTCCGAAACGTGATCCTTCGGCTACCACTACGCCACCTGCTGAGGTGGCACGCAACCGGCCAAGCCCATTTGGGGCTGCAAGGCCCAGGGAGGATGTGCTGGCCGAGAAGGGGGTGGATTGGAGGAAGATCGAGAGTGAGATTGAGCAGAAGACCAGCCGGCCTACCAGCTCGCACTCCAGCAGGCCAAATAGCGCGCATTCCTCCCGCCCTGGGAGCCCTGGTTCGCAGGTTTCAGCAGTTGGAAGTGAGGGAGCACCCAGGGCACGGCCAAAGGTTAACCCATTCGGCGATGCCAAGCCAAGGGAACTGGTTCTGCAGGAGAAAGGGAAAGATTGGAGGAAGATTGACCTTGAGCTGGAGCATCGTGCTGTAAATAG GCCAGAGTCAGATGAAGAAAGAAATTTGAAAGAGGAAATCAACCTTATGAAGGTGGATCTGAAAGAAATTGAGGGAAAGATAAGTGATGATTCTGACCAAGCCTCAGTAGATGCAAAAAATTTGGCTGAGAAGATAACCCAGTTGGAAAGTCAACTTGAGCAGCTTACAAGGGAGTTGGATGACAAGATTCGATTTGGGCAAAGACCGCGTTCTGGTGCAGGCAGGGTTACAGCACTTCCACCTAGTCCAGCAGAGGAACCACAAGCTACAGTTGTGGACAGACCGCATTCTCGTGGTGGTATGGAACCACATGCAAGGCCAGAAGAAAGATGGGGATTTCAAGGAAGCAGAGAAAGGGGATCTTTTGATGGAAGCAGAAGTTCAGATAG GCCAATGACCAGGCAGAGGTGGTGA